The Haliotis asinina isolate JCU_RB_2024 chromosome 3, JCU_Hal_asi_v2, whole genome shotgun sequence genome segment TTCCATCCAAccgatcgtagcgctacgactgtcgtacgtctatgttgaagtatgggagttacaatcgtctTAGTGTTACGATCTCTTCGAGGAACGGGGCCCAGTACAGTACAATACACAGTAATATCCCACTGACTTGTCGATAATATTTCCCCATTTCAATTACTGCAATTCCAGACAGAGACGTCTATCAGTTCGCTCATTCGAATTGATATGATCGATGCGTTTTCATTGTCAGTGAACAAAAGTTTGCAGGATCTTTTTGGGTCGATATATATGAACAAGGATAACAATATTTGTCAAAGCTAAAACTACAGTggattatgttttgttttgttttgtattttatttgctCTTTCTTTCAGAAAAGAATACTAATGAACTACTTAATTATGTGAGTAACTGTTTGTCCGGAAATTTGGCGATTATCAGATGTGGTGCTTAACCTGCAGTTTTTCTTGTCGAGAAGTGATTATACAACTAGTTTATCGACAAAAAGCACTGTATAAGGTCCACTTTAAAACGCCTACAACATGGACTGCTTAACCTGACGTCGACAGTTTGTACAAGAggcaaacaacaaaaaaacaatcaaagggaagtaactctaatcATTCTGATGTACTAGTTGGACAAATAGCCAATGCTAGTGTTTGCGCGGTATGTCGTCCTGTCATATGTCCCCTATGATAAATTACGTTTAGACACAAGGGTGTacgcaaaataaataaaataatgtcTTCGTCCCATTTACGTGGAACTCATTAACGATTTCCTTCAGTTTGGCCTCCAGTTTCTCCGTGTCACTAGACCTATAGTTCGTATTGTCTGTATGTCGTACAATATGTTGATAACATAACTTTATACAGACATACGTCATAGATCACAGTACGTCACAGTAATATAGCAAACACGTACTATCAGATGTAGCTAGGCATAGGTGTTGTGTATGTTTCAGATAAGTTCAAATAATTTTACATAGAGATCATTAAATTATAACTCGAATATAACAGATCCCATTAAATGACACATGTGCTGTCAACTGACAATGAATTTGAAATGCCATGTCCGTCACGGTTCCCCAGCACATAAATACAAAGTGTTCAGTTCTTAACTTTATTCGGTACAAGACAAGAAAACACCTGTTGCAGTTGGGCATCGTACTAGTACtatgatatttacaaacataGTACAGTAAACGAGATGCGTGGACtgcaaataaataataatgaaaacaacaaGTTTTGTAAAAACAAACTATCCCCCAATGTATTCATGATAACTTTTTCACTGCAGAATATAACATGCTTTAACACATTAACCCCGTATGTGATTCAAAGTTCTTTGTTGCAAAATTGTGCCATGAAATATTCCTGGAAACATTCTTTGGAGATTGGCATCGATATTCGGGCTAATACAAGCCTGGTCCTCGACTTACAATTAACACGAATAATGTCCTCCTGGCTTAGGATAACACAAACGTGGTCCTCGACTTTCAAGTAAACATGAATATTGCCCTCCAGATCTAAATTAACACAAACGTGGTCCTCGACTTTCAAGTTAACAAGAATATTGCCCTCTGATCTGGGATGATACAAGTGTGATCCTCCttcttttgaaataaatacGTAAATACGTCCGATGCCTGCGATTATACAATGGCTTCCCATGCATACCTCACAAAGACAAAATCACATGTCAAATTAAAGTAAACATCAAGGCAAAGACTGGAAAAACTCCATTAAACTATTCTGTTTTTCCCTTCACCTATCGTGACAGTCACCACTCTATTGACACAGGCACCTTTCCCAACAACTCAAAAAGTGATCATTTATTACTCCGGTTGGAGGGATCCGAGTTCGTATTTAGAGACAGAATATTACTTCGGCCATAATATACATGTTTGCCTCAAATGAGGAGACGAAGACTCCTTATTCGTTTCACAACACATTTTAACAGGACATGGTACAAAAGTTTGAATCAAAAAACAAGGGGGAAATGATTTTGTCGACACAATCGCGAAGACGTTTGTTCCCAATACTTTTGTTTGAGGAAGAACAgattctgtatgtttgtatgcgCGCGTGCGTGTATATTGGACCTTGTCTTTGTGTCACTGAGTGTAGACTCAGGAGTGGGTATCAAAGCATATGTGTACGTGGCGGTCACACATCTGTGTGTGAGCTGACTTTGAGGGTGGTAAGACTTTACGAGTACAGTTTATAACTCGGAATAATCACCAAAATCATACCAATTGATATTGTCATCGAGATGAGATAAATAAGAAACAAAAACTTATCAACAACCTCAGCCACGAAGAACCATTGCCTCTTAATCTGAATCGAATGATACTGAACACTTGTGACACTAAATCGCCCATCCGGCTTCCGGGTACCTCCAACTTCTCCTATTGCGCCTCTGTTCATTGCCTCGATGTGGCCATCCGTACAGATCTTCCGGTCACTGCGAGATCTCGGGAACAACAGTTCGTTTGTTGTTCTGCTGGGAAGTAATTCTGTCGTACAGGTCGCCTCGTCCGGTGATTGGTCAGTTTCATCAGCAGGCTGAAGTATGTTCTCAGAGGGTTGGCCTCCATTTAAAGTGACTTCATTCTTAATTGAAGGATCACTTTCGAATTCAAACTGATCGCAAGAGGCCGGCTGTTCCCAAGCATACTTAGTCAGGACTATTTTGCTAAGGATCACGCGACACAACCAAAAGAGCCATTTCGGAATGACGGGGGACTGTTTGTCCTCCCCTCGTTTCTTGATATTCATCACCAGTGTGGCCATGATGAGGGACACGCAGTTGAAGGTCATGACCATGAACAGGAAGATACCTGAAGAAAATTATTAACACGTGAATTAGACTGGGTTGGACGATAttgaacatcaaaagaaacgcaactgattttgttgtcaatattttaaatagaacacataaaacatgaacgcttacttttatgagatttctgaGTTTTTGTCAAATCTTGCGTTtcgtttgctgttcagtatatatgttcgTGAAGTACATGACAACGCGAGAAGATCCTTGTAAGATGTGATCGTCATATATCCATTTCAATACAGGCATTGGAATGTCTAGTCTGGACTCGATTGTTTGCAGACTGTCGGCATTTGGATTATTGCTGTGTACGACGAAAGCAAGCTAATGAAAtcctaacaacaacaacaacaacatcaacatcaacaagaGGTAATTGCAGCCCTATGACTACTGGTCTCTACATCCACCCCCTTGTCACaaatgaaaaacagaaacagataTATTCATTAACTGCTCTATAACCCGACTACTGGTTCGGACCTTGCCTTATTACTACCTTGACAACATATATTTTCGGCATAAACCAAGACGGAATAttcaccagcaccagcaccagcaccgcCACAAAATACAGAAAGACGCACACATATACCGAGACCGATGGTGTCAAGTGCACAAGCACCTATGCGCGGCGCCATGGAAGTGCAAGAATAGTGGACATTTAAACTGATATTGTTCCACCTTACATCTTATGTGGCTAGACTAACTGACCACCGTGTTCATTAACGTCCACACTTACACACAAAGCAGTCTACAGAATCTGCCTGACAATccccaaagggagacaactcagttCTTATTCATATCTCACCTAGCACGGGCGTGGAGTTGGTGTCAGGAACGTTCTCAGCAATCAGCAACTGCAGCACGTACAAAGTGAGAAAAACTGTCAATCCAATATTGATCTTCTCTCCCTTGTGACACGGAAGTAGAAAACTGACCAGTGTCAGGATGCAAAGCATTATGGTCGGCGCAATTACAATATAATCGTAATACAGAGACTTTCGCTTTACGCTGATGTGACAGTCGACCATGGCGTGTGAGCCATCTCCGGGACAGCAGTTACTGTCCACAAGGCTCCGGCTCACACTAACAGCTGTCAGGTCATATTCACTGTTCTGGACGTAATGACTCAGGTCTGGTTTGTCTGCGTTGAGACGCATGTCAACTTGGGTCACGTCATAGATCCACGAACCGAAACGAAGGTGACATTTCTGGTCGTCGTATGGGAAGTAGGTGACATCGACAACGCAGGAACTCTTGACCATAATAGGCACCATCCACTTGACCAGACCATCGTTTCCAATCTTTACCTTGCTGCCGGTCACGTTCACAAAGCCATCAGCGTTGTCACCTGCCCTGGAAGTAAACCAACATTCCATACAAACTGGTGTGGAGCTACGATTACAGTTACTGTACCGATTCTAGCGCTTTTGTTGGATGGATTAATGCCcttctgggattcgaacccaaaccTTCGGTCAGGCTACCAGCCTCATAACTGACTGAATAATACTTAATACTTCAGTTAACACTGACCTATGAAATAGGCTCTCTCTTATTGCCTAAGCTCATCAAGAGAGTGAGATTACTTTTACACTGCAATATTCTAGTCACAGGCGTCAGTAGGGAACGTGGAAGTGTTGTAATACATATCAAACATTATACTAAACAAACCTAGGTACACCACAGTCAAGGTGTATTGGGGTTCAAGTGTCCTGTATGGGTTCTTTCTATTTGAGGTTCACATGTTTTCCGAAACATCAAGtgatatatttcagtttctATAACCTTTAAGCTTTAACTATAACTATAACAGAGAATCAGGTAACTTTCAGATAAAATGAGTTAAAGCTGGGAGAAAGGAAACTGAGGTAATAACTCTGACAAGCTGTGCAATCCAAACACCAATGGACTAAACTAACAATTACGTACTAGTAATATGAACTTGTATTTAGAAATCGCAAATGACATAACAGGATGTTCTTGAAAGAAAGCTGGAACTAAGGAACTTGGTGTTTAAAGATTCTAACTGAAAATCTGAAAATCGGAATGAGGAACACGATCAATGGATCACGGTACATCATGCAGAAGGGTAAGTAAACTTACTTGTTGAAAAGAAACATGTCGGGCACCCACACGTTAGTAGACGGAATCATCAGCGTGTCTAGTCCATCGTAGTCCTCGGGGTCCCATCTCAAGTTCTCGTCAGTCCATTCCTGGATTTACGATAGGTGTCCATAACAACTGGCTCgtcaatatatttttatattgacTGACGGTCgacaataaaaaatcaattaCCCGACGGTAACTGTAGATATTGAGACAAACAAGGTGTTATTGGTTCACGGAACAACATGCACATGATCCTCCTGGTGTATCTTGGGGAGGGAAGCAGCTGATACTGTTTTCAGTCTTTCTGTTTCTACTCCTTCACACTGTGTGTAAATAGctttcgttttgtttttctttttttctttttgaatacACTCATTGATTCCCTGTCATTGCTGTACTTTTATACAAATGAACTGATATGTTTTTGACAAGTGTGTatgatgttgtttcatgtaacTAATAAATTGGTGAAATAACGCCGAGgttattattatgttatttatatggcgcacatatccacgcaacgATTACATGCTCGAGGCGCTGGTATATATTTCACCGGATGTAAATCTCAGCGGCACATCtttttatcaatctcaactctccGAGGAGCaaacaactcttgcagccactatgTGCACCGAATTACAGTGGGTTGCCTATCCTTACTCACTTGCAACTGTGAGGacatatagtcacagtactctctccaactaggtgtttgcacgtattcatctgatcaccatctggtcatttaccaacATATTCGTGTACACGTTTGTGTACTCTACACAGTCAACACAAAAAGTtgagtgaaaaaaaaagaaGCAAGCATATGGGAGTTACCTACTGCCTATTTGGGGTCAAATTGTTCACGCGCACCTGTACTCTGGCGGCTAAAGCTATAGAAATAAGAAATAGTTCAGAGTCGGATCGTCAGCGTCGTTCTTCCCCGCTGTGAAGCAATCGGTAGTACTTAATGAGTCATCGTTTTGAAGCCGGTTCTCATTCAACACATGAAGCGCGCATAAAATGTAGCCAAATACTTACCTCGTGAACCCACACGGCCGTGGTCAGAACTTGGTTCTTCTCATCCTGCCAATAGCAAGAGAAACGTGAGCACAAAAACGGAAAGGCGGTTATGCTGCGACAGATTCACGGAATCTAAGGACAATTTGACACATTTATGTAAGCGTTCTTGTCAGTATCGATTGAATTTGTCATTGATCAAAGGCTGCCTTTAACTGGGgttatttttcaataatttatgAATACGCGTTCTTACTGTACCCAATTACAACTGAATGCGATAACACCTCTAGCTTGGTATGAAGTGTAGTTAGGTTGTCATGGGTCATGACAGCGGAACAGTTGTGGCCTGTATTCATAGAAAGAAAGACCGCACAGACGACGGCCCTTTctctcaaatatttacaactcGATCATTTTATGAAAAGTACAATTGTCTTAAAAACTTGGCGACTGGACCGTTTGTTCTGAAATATAAGCTTCCGCATTCAGACAATTTCGCATTACGGATTAAGTTAGTACATTGTTACCACGGTTGCGTTGTAACAAGAGAAGACTGCGTGTTTCTGGACTGTGCGTCTGGACTCTCTAATGGAGAAATCATGTTTCTTGTCAGCTTCCAAAACACCCACACCCTACTGCCAGGAATACGTAATATGGCATATGATGTGC includes the following:
- the LOC137277599 gene encoding neuronal acetylcholine receptor subunit alpha-10-like — encoded protein: MLSTGLSKMKCAVVLLALVLILYGSDGRRVGTEQRLYGDLFQSYNPESRPVENASKPVIVSFGIALNQLLDLDEKNQVLTTAVWVHEEWTDENLRWDPEDYDGLDTLMIPSTNVWVPDMFLFNKAGDNADGFVNVTGSKVKIGNDGLVKWMVPIMVKSSCVVDVTYFPYDDQKCHLRFGSWIYDVTQVDMRLNADKPDLSHYVQNSEYDLTAVSVSRSLVDSNCCPGDGSHAMVDCHISVKRKSLYYDYIVIAPTIMLCILTLVSFLLPCHKGEKINIGLTVFLTLYVLQLLIAENVPDTNSTPVLGIFLFMVMTFNCVSLIMATLVMNIKKRGEDKQSPVIPKWLFWLCRVILSKIVLTKYAWEQPASCDQFEFESDPSIKNEVTLNGGQPSENILQPADETDQSPDEATCTTELLPSRTTNELLFPRSRSDRKICTDGHIEAMNRGAIGEVGGTRKPDGRFSVTSVQYHSIQIKRQWFFVAEVVDKFLFLIYLISMTISIGMILVIIPSYKLYS